In Psychrobacter ciconiae, the following are encoded in one genomic region:
- a CDS encoding cold shock domain-containing protein produces MKLSEVDITKRYLSKVIWFGTKTGEKFGFIEFDKNDGIFFHKNNILSNNLHKLKNFVEGAFVTFKVRQSKKEQNKLEAYDVSLLETESSFDYLLNSFLRIEKIFFIEKRFSIEANKKLLKILSNRESILVDDYSEYIDKKLDFITEQEEYSLLDIKILAKLSGLKNKSIFERIFDIYLTIELVDKNTSSITLLVKDFADYFDNPNEATNLAINYLKIKNNQNAIHYLMWSEELEVELPLEYILSNVFYLNNKYDYGFLNHIPESQYSIVLTELLEKFKVNYLDFKNYQEAKTFYQILSKLDLQEFISMFLSFTQSWIKIELFINEIINHFEFENYIKHIRFLDNAKQQLFIKKIFHLIHIGKNSLELCQINKLEPSDYSSKVVIQLLNKISNTEKITKYSLKGDVLSLVSESVNDFSDVLSLNGYFDLCSGRTAERKKTNINHETGEEIVEYIYETESKSPKEPEICEGRLSKSKSGEINLSQGARQFWWCKNLPCFDVCRKLKEPSDWKDYSILDFLNILQIAHNPNDIELLYATINKVNSYLQHLNCRDCKRILKPIQDSRYAFDRVNTFSCDNQDCQNEDKIYITHCSNGKCESIIDSRDMARCPNNWHICKNCFACCATKVMYDRNHNLRINRQKLNKVHDPHRGCEIFCPNCGDSLNYKDPAQQAQEYKVVLEDFERLARIFVPTNEQRLVGNHGVNKFGNKWFVVYQSHLAREQFLNHLYYWQSLGFHILDFPTDLNKKNYLVAEPIKKLEAIANFKCQNCNNRYDLNSDPSRLRAIEYWHFNKANQDNW; encoded by the coding sequence GTGAAATTATCAGAAGTTGACATAACAAAACGCTATCTCAGTAAGGTAATTTGGTTCGGTACTAAGACAGGTGAAAAATTTGGTTTCATAGAATTTGATAAGAATGACGGTATATTTTTTCACAAAAACAATATACTTTCCAATAACTTACATAAGTTAAAAAATTTCGTAGAAGGTGCTTTCGTTACCTTTAAAGTCAGACAATCAAAAAAAGAGCAAAATAAACTAGAAGCATACGATGTCTCACTTTTAGAAACAGAGAGCAGTTTCGATTACTTACTAAATAGCTTCCTCAGAATTGAAAAGATATTCTTCATTGAAAAGAGATTTTCAATAGAAGCTAATAAAAAGCTTTTGAAAATACTTTCTAACCGAGAATCTATCTTGGTAGATGATTACTCAGAGTATATTGATAAAAAGCTAGACTTTATTACTGAGCAAGAAGAGTATTCATTGTTAGATATTAAGATTCTAGCAAAGCTATCTGGTCTTAAAAATAAGTCCATCTTTGAGAGAATCTTTGATATTTATTTGACAATAGAATTAGTAGATAAAAACACTTCCTCAATAACTCTATTGGTTAAGGATTTTGCTGATTATTTTGACAACCCAAACGAGGCTACCAATTTAGCTATTAACTATCTAAAAATTAAAAACAATCAAAATGCAATCCACTATTTAATGTGGTCAGAGGAACTGGAGGTAGAATTACCTTTAGAATATATTCTAAGCAATGTATTTTACCTCAATAATAAGTATGATTATGGTTTTTTAAATCACATACCTGAGTCTCAGTACTCTATTGTTCTCACTGAGCTATTAGAAAAATTTAAAGTCAATTATCTAGATTTTAAGAATTATCAAGAAGCAAAAACATTTTATCAAATATTGTCTAAATTAGATCTTCAAGAGTTTATATCTATGTTCTTATCTTTCACACAATCATGGATAAAAATAGAGTTATTTATTAATGAAATTATAAATCACTTTGAGTTTGAAAATTACATAAAGCATATTAGATTCCTAGATAATGCTAAGCAGCAGCTTTTCATAAAAAAGATCTTTCATCTTATACATATAGGTAAAAACTCTTTAGAACTTTGTCAAATTAACAAACTTGAGCCAAGTGACTATTCTTCAAAAGTAGTAATCCAACTGCTAAATAAAATAAGCAATACAGAAAAAATAACTAAATATAGCCTAAAAGGTGACGTTTTAAGCTTAGTTTCTGAGTCAGTTAACGACTTTAGCGATGTACTATCTCTTAACGGTTACTTTGATTTGTGCTCAGGCAGGACAGCAGAACGTAAAAAAACTAATATTAATCACGAGACAGGTGAAGAAATTGTAGAGTATATTTATGAAACAGAGAGTAAAAGTCCAAAAGAGCCTGAAATTTGTGAAGGAAGGTTATCCAAATCTAAATCAGGAGAAATAAATCTCTCACAAGGAGCTAGACAGTTTTGGTGGTGTAAGAATTTGCCCTGCTTCGATGTTTGTAGAAAATTGAAGGAACCAAGTGACTGGAAAGATTATAGTATATTGGATTTTTTAAATATCTTACAAATAGCGCATAATCCTAATGATATAGAGTTACTATATGCTACCATCAATAAGGTGAATAGCTACTTGCAGCACTTAAACTGCAGAGATTGTAAAAGGATTTTGAAACCTATTCAAGATTCTCGATATGCATTTGATAGAGTAAATACATTTTCTTGCGATAATCAAGATTGTCAGAATGAAGATAAGATTTATATCACACACTGCTCAAATGGCAAATGTGAAAGTATTATAGACAGTAGAGATATGGCACGATGCCCAAATAATTGGCATATTTGTAAAAACTGTTTTGCTTGTTGCGCTACCAAAGTAATGTATGATAGAAATCATAACTTAAGAATAAACCGGCAAAAACTTAATAAAGTCCATGACCCCCATCGAGGTTGTGAGATTTTCTGTCCAAATTGTGGTGATAGCTTAAATTACAAAGACCCTGCTCAGCAAGCTCAAGAGTATAAAGTCGTATTAGAAGACTTTGAGAGACTAGCGAGAATATTTGTACCAACGAACGAACAAAGATTAGTAGGAAACCATGGAGTTAACAAATTTGGCAATAAGTGGTTTGTGGTTTATCAGTCTCATCTAGCTCGAGAGCAGTTTTTAAATCACCTGTATTACTGGCAATCTCTTGGATTTCATATTCTTGACTTTCCAACCGACTTAAATAAGAAAAATTATTTAGTTGCAGAACCTATTAAAAAATTAGAGGCTATTGCAAATTTCAAATGCCAGAATTGTAATAACAGATATGATTTAAATTCTGACCCAAGCAGATTACGTGCTATAGAATACTGGCACTTCAACAAAGCAAACCAAGATAACTGGTAA
- a CDS encoding valine--pyruvate transaminase, which translates to MKFSSFGQKFTKPTGISQLMDDLGDALKSDQPINMLGGGNPARINAVNDAFLTIYQQLGAADLLANQALENIGNYSNPQGDGKFIDALVDFFNRHYDWQLTKDNIALTNGSQNAFFYLFNLFGGEFDDEQNQSENDKSAENNKKINKSILLPLAPEYIGYSDVQVGGQYFKAVLPKIEPCKHDGDAGFFKYHVDFDALENLPELNNGEIGAICCSRPTNPTGNVLTDEEMQRLAAIAKRFDVPLIIDNAYGMPFPNIIYSDATLNWDDNTILCFSLSKIGLPGIRTGIIVANPEVIAAVSALNAVVNLSPTRFGAAIATPLLQDDRMKALSDEVIQPFYQQQATTAVRLLKEALGDYPMQIHKPEGAIFLWIWLKDLPITTLELYERLKAKGTLIVPSQYFFPGVDIENYDHAHECFRMSIAADEQTLTQGVKVIGEVVREIYDNANV; encoded by the coding sequence ATGAAATTTTCAAGTTTTGGGCAAAAATTTACCAAACCCACCGGCATTTCACAATTGATGGATGATTTGGGCGACGCCCTTAAAAGCGATCAGCCCATCAATATGCTTGGCGGTGGTAATCCGGCGCGAATCAATGCGGTCAACGATGCCTTTTTAACGATTTATCAGCAGTTGGGCGCGGCGGATTTACTTGCCAATCAAGCTTTAGAAAATATCGGTAATTACTCCAACCCGCAAGGCGATGGCAAATTTATCGACGCGCTCGTGGATTTTTTTAACCGTCATTATGATTGGCAATTGACCAAAGACAATATTGCGCTAACCAACGGCTCGCAAAACGCCTTTTTTTACTTATTTAACTTGTTTGGCGGCGAGTTTGATGATGAACAAAATCAAAGCGAAAATGACAAAAGTGCCGAAAACAATAAAAAAATAAACAAGTCCATTTTGCTGCCGCTTGCTCCTGAATATATCGGCTATAGCGACGTTCAAGTGGGCGGTCAATATTTTAAAGCGGTGCTGCCAAAAATTGAACCTTGTAAGCATGACGGCGATGCCGGATTTTTTAAATATCACGTTGATTTTGACGCTCTTGAAAACTTACCGGAGCTTAACAATGGCGAAATCGGCGCGATTTGCTGCTCACGACCGACCAACCCCACCGGAAACGTGCTGACCGATGAGGAAATGCAGCGCCTAGCCGCCATTGCCAAACGCTTTGACGTGCCACTGATTATTGATAATGCTTATGGCATGCCGTTTCCAAATATCATTTATTCCGACGCGACGCTTAATTGGGATGACAACACCATTTTATGCTTTAGCTTGTCTAAAATTGGCTTGCCCGGAATCCGAACCGGAATTATCGTGGCAAATCCTGAAGTGATAGCAGCGGTCAGCGCGCTAAATGCCGTGGTCAACTTATCGCCAACACGGTTTGGTGCCGCCATTGCCACGCCGCTACTGCAAGATGACCGAATGAAAGCCTTATCCGATGAGGTCATTCAGCCGTTTTATCAGCAGCAAGCCACCACCGCCGTTCGCTTGTTAAAAGAAGCGCTAGGTGATTATCCGATGCAAATTCATAAGCCTGAGGGCGCGATATTTTTATGGATTTGGCTCAAAGACTTGCCGATTACTACCCTTGAACTTTACGAGCGCTTAAAAGCAAAAGGCACACTGATTGTGCCAAGCCAGTACTTTTTCCCTGGGGTTGATATTGAAAATTATGACCATGCTCACGAGTGCTTTCGGATGAGTATTGCCGCCGATGAACAAACATTAACTCAGGGCGTAAAAGTGATTGGCGAAGTCGTTCGCGAAATTTATGACAACGCAAACGTCTAA